One region of Primulina tabacum isolate GXHZ01 chromosome 1, ASM2559414v2, whole genome shotgun sequence genomic DNA includes:
- the LOC142540921 gene encoding mechanosensitive ion channel protein 6-like, which translates to MQDHNAVAMPGSPEVIVKIHGGDPPATTTPPSNRSPNATSSLQQREFIFHDDPPSKMIGQFLNQQKASGGEMALDMDMEMDELRHDQVNHQNFSPVNSNQNNYVENNSSSPTSKELSFSFQAPQSSGSNVVDIGAYEQKNFRKSNGPSSDEDESQKRVHNRKRLSNVEKNVDVNNNAGGEDCRLSRRASIQRRFSNLGRLETNSRLMNPHEIPDRRSGMIKSGQIRSGKLDIPVEDEDDDPLFGEDLPEDYNKAKFDALTIAQWLSLILLVSALVCTLAVSKWKRKKMRGLSLWKWEVLVLVLICGRLVSGWGIRIVVFFIERNFFMRKRILYFVYGVRKAVQNCIWLGLVLISWHYMLDQKIEKDNKFLLYVNKLMVCLLLGTLLWLVKTLMVKVLASSFHVSTFFNRIQESLFNQYVIETLSGPPLIEIQNHQEEEDRTLVEVWRHHNAGATLPPDLRPPVLQPMKIEKFTGNIPEGLPPKPTKGAGDKISGTLPRNQDDQGISIDHLHRLNNKNISAWNMKRLINTVKNGVLSTLDEQVMDNSRGDEATTQIRSECEAKVAARKIFQNVAKPKAKFIYLNDLMRFMREEEALKTLNVVEGSTESEKISKASLKNWVVNAFRERKALALTLNDAKTAVKKLHQMVNAIMGITIFIIWLVILEVATSKFLLFLSSQIVVVAFVFGNTCKIVFEAVIFVFVMHPFDVGDRCEVDGVQMIVEEMNILTTIFLRFDNQKILYPNVTLATRPISNFYRSPDMGDSVEFAVHLATPAEKIALIKQRITSYIENKSEYWYPSPSVVLMNLEDLNRLKMSVWLRHRMNHQNMGERWKRRALLVEEMVRIFKELDIEYRLYPLDINIRAMPPLNSTRIHSAWPPPLPE; encoded by the exons ATGCAAGATCACAACGCCGTCGCTATGCCAGGATCGCCTGAAGTCATCGTAAAAATCCATGGCGGTGATCCACCCGCCACCACCACACCGCCCTCCAATAGGTCCCCAAATGCAACCAGCTCTTTGCAACAAAGGGAATTCATTTTTCACGATGATCCCCCGTCCAAGATGATTGGGCAGTTCTTGAATCAACAGAAGGCTTCTGGTGGAGAAATGGCGCTGGACATGGATATGGAAATGGATGAGTTGCGCCATGATCAAGTAAATCATCAGAATTTTTCTCCTGTCAATTCCAATCAGAATAATTATGTTGAGAATAATAGCAGTTCTCCGACGTCCAAGGAGCTGAGCTTCTCTTTCCAAGCTCCACAATCTAGTGGTAGCAATGTAGTTGATATAGGGGCCTACGAACAGAAAAACTTTAGAAAAAGCAACGGACCCTCCTCCGATGAGGATGAGAGTCAGAAAAGGGTTCATAACAGGAAGAGATTGTCAAATGTGGAGAAAAATGTTGATGTCAATAATAATGCAGGTGGTGAGGATTGTCGGCTTTCGAGGCGCGCCTCAATTCAGAGGAGGTTTAGTAATTTAGGTAGGTTGGAGACCAACTCTAGGCTGATGAACCCACATGAGATTCCCGACAGAAGGTCTGGTATGATCAAATCTGGCCAAATCCGATCAGGGAAGTTAGATATCCCTGTGGAAGATGAAGATGATGATCCATTGTTCGGTGAAGATCTCCCCGAGGACTATAATAAAGCTAAGTTTGATGCCTTAACTATTGCACAGTGGCTTAGTCTAATTCTCCTCGTTTCCGCTTTGGTATGTACCCTCGCGGTTTCCAAATGGAAGAGAAAGAAAATGAGGGGATTGAGTTTGTGGAAGTGGGAGGTGCTAGTTCTTGTTCTCATTTGTGGGAGATTGGTGTCTGGTTGGGGGATAAGGATTGTCGTTTTCTTCATCGAGAGAAACTTTTTTATGAGGAAAAGAATTCTGTACTTCGTGTATGGAGTGAGGAAAGCTGTCCAGAACTGCATTTGGTTGGGGTTGGTTTTGATTTCTTGGCATTACATGCTTGACCAGAAGATCGAGAAGGACAACAAGTTTCTTCTGTATGTAAACAAGTTGATGGTATGCTTGCTTTTGGGGACGTTGTTGTGGCTGGTGAAGACCCTCATGGTTAAAGTCCTTGCTTCTTCGTTTCATGTCAGCACGTTCTTCAATCGTATTCAAGAATCATTGTttaatcaatatgtcatcgagaCACTGTCAGGACCTCCACTTATCGAGATACAGAATCATCAGGAAGAAGAAGATAGGACTTTGGTTGAGGTGTGGAGGCATCACAATGCCGGAGCCACATTGCCACCTGATTTGAGGCCACCAGTTTTACAACCTATGAAGATTGAAAAGTTCACAGGCAACATACCTGAAGGTTTGCCTCCAAAACCGACAAAGGGAGCAGGCGACAAGATTTCTGGAACACTGCCTAGAAACCAAGATGATCAAGGCATATCAATTGATCACTTGCACAGATTAAACAATAAGAACATCTCTGCATGGAATATGAAAAGATTAATAAACACAGTCAAGAATGGGGTTCTGTCCACCCTGGATGAGCAAGTGATGGATAACTCACGAGGTGATGAGGCTACAACCCAGATCAGGAGTGAATGTGAGGCCAAGGTGGCagcccgaaaaatatttcagaatGTAGCTAAGCCTAAGGCCAA GTTTATCTACCTTAACGATCTGATGAGGTTCATGCGAGAAGAAGAGGCTTTAAAAACCTTGAATGTCGTGGAAGGATCAACTGAAAGCGAAAAAATAAGCAAAGCATCTCTTAAAAATTGGGTG GTCAATGCGTTTAGAGAAAGAAAAGCTCTTGCCCTGACACTAAATGATGCGAAAACAGCAGTCAAAAAGCTTCATCAGATGGTAAACGCCATAATGGGTATCACCATATTCATCATTTGGTTAGTCATTCTTGAAGTTGCTACTAGCAAGTTTCTGCTCTTCCTTAGCTCTCAGATTGTGGTAGTTGCATTTGTATTTGGAAACACTTGCAAGATAGTATTTGAAGCTGTCATATTTGTATTCGTCATGCATCCTTTTGATGTTGGGGATCGGTGTGAGGTTGATGGAGTTCAG ATGATTGTTGAAGAAATGAACATCTTGACTACAATCTTCTTGAGATTCGACAATCAGAAGATATTATATCCAAATGTAACTCTCGCCACTAGGCCCATCAGCAACTTCTACCGCAGTCCAGATATGGGCGACTCAGTTGAATTTGCAGTCCATCTTGCTACACCAGCAGAGAAGATAGCCTTGATCAAGCAAAGAATCACAAG TTACATCGAGAACAAGAGCGAATACTGGTATCCTTCGCCCTCTGTAGTCTTAATGAATCTAGAAGATTTGAACAGATTGAAAATGTCTGTATGGCTGAGGCACCGAATGAACCACCAGAACATGGGAGAGAGGTGGAAAAGGAGAGCCCTTTTAGTGGAAGAGATGGTCAGAATTTTTAAAGAGCTGGACATAGAGTATCGTTTGTATCCCCTCGATATCAACATTCGTGCAATGCCACCTCTCAACTCTACCCGGATCCATTCGGCCTGGCCTCCGCCTCTGCCTGAGTGA